The Nitrospira tepida genome includes a window with the following:
- a CDS encoding sigma 54-interacting transcriptional regulator translates to MHIPSMALGQTAADFLARRTRSSRLIQAAVIGGLSAILSTGLFSAGGSVTTLLDRALYDWWATRQAPPAVESIVIVGSGNETQATEAGLRREQIARMVDALEQAGARAIGLLDPLTTPSSPEQGGAAGDTLLAELIAQSGRVVIPLALIQSGPQSQSQGDQESGANLTHRQWLSVVDPRYSGAPETLLLSPPFGSLLEASANAGHQIVSPERDGTVRQIPLFVRLNDRLVPAFGLAAFMTASDLSASDLTFRSGSSLRIRGTGSVASTAQDLVLPLDKTEQLMVPALLTPLPSSANLIRPEELWRLIEAKEFDQLRTRFANRIVLLDNRDREKAAWRINRPPLTDYHVLASLLIGRWARPASRPVAIVVSWLLPALATWLFLTWKPGRATIGIVLTIPAYLGLVFGSLSISHLVLPLFIPLCGLLLATAGTLLWKQAAAGVQIRVLEQDVQRVQAHLTAVREAVASQESLVERLKEDLEAAQAGMAESAMKARSLESSAQQMQRAIEEATAKEIEARRRLIELEADLAGLRAASVPDDCLPQADLEVLREECRQFGILSRNETVLKVFREVKKAARTPIPILILGESGTGKELFARAIHLLSPRASQPFVAVNMAAISPELFESELFGHVRGSFSGATQDRPGYFELANRGTLFLDEIGDLRPDHQGKLLRALQERTFYRVGATKLSTVDVRVIAATNRDLTQGVTEGWFRPDLYARLRGLVVTLPPLRDRREDIPLLAEHVLKKAAAAMAKPALKFSEEALKALQDHAWPHNVRELQQCIEQAVALTDRSLLGVDDLRLALPFPPRSARSGGDSASIPDVTGDRAVLACLRNHRFDMQATARALGWDRSTVTQRLKGLCFQALAETGGDKTLAATSLAQDPALVRTVELKLIEYTDHLFQVARNYPSTSEAIEACRKRFKNLPDRHFKAVEVLIRREFDQLGRASRLPSQTK, encoded by the coding sequence CGGGAACGAGACCCAGGCAACCGAGGCCGGGCTGCGGCGGGAACAGATCGCGAGGATGGTCGATGCGTTGGAGCAGGCCGGCGCGCGGGCCATAGGCCTGCTCGACCCGCTGACCACGCCAAGCTCCCCGGAACAGGGCGGAGCCGCCGGCGATACGCTGTTGGCCGAATTGATTGCCCAGAGCGGCCGAGTCGTGATCCCCCTGGCCCTGATTCAGAGCGGACCTCAGTCCCAATCCCAGGGAGACCAAGAGAGCGGTGCCAACCTGACGCACAGACAATGGCTGTCGGTCGTCGATCCTCGCTATTCAGGTGCGCCTGAGACGCTCCTCCTGTCCCCGCCGTTCGGCTCGTTGCTGGAAGCCTCAGCCAACGCGGGGCATCAGATCGTCTCACCGGAGCGGGATGGAACGGTCCGGCAGATACCGCTGTTCGTTCGGTTGAATGATCGGCTGGTCCCGGCCTTTGGGCTCGCGGCCTTCATGACCGCCTCCGACCTCTCCGCCTCGGACCTCACGTTCCGGTCCGGTTCTTCCTTGAGAATTCGCGGCACCGGTTCCGTCGCTTCAACCGCACAGGACTTGGTGCTGCCGCTCGACAAGACAGAACAGTTGATGGTCCCGGCATTGCTGACCCCCCTCCCGTCTTCCGCGAACCTCATCCGGCCCGAAGAACTGTGGCGCCTGATCGAGGCCAAAGAGTTTGACCAACTCCGCACCCGATTCGCGAACAGGATCGTCCTGCTCGACAACAGAGATCGGGAGAAAGCGGCCTGGCGCATCAATAGACCGCCCCTGACGGACTATCATGTGCTGGCGTCACTGTTGATCGGACGCTGGGCGAGGCCGGCGTCACGACCGGTTGCCATCGTAGTCTCCTGGTTGCTCCCGGCCCTCGCAACCTGGCTCTTTCTGACCTGGAAACCAGGACGAGCGACGATCGGGATCGTCCTCACCATCCCGGCCTATCTGGGCCTGGTCTTCGGTTCCCTGTCTATCTCCCATCTGGTCTTGCCGCTGTTTATTCCCCTCTGCGGCCTGTTGCTCGCGACCGCCGGTACGCTGCTGTGGAAACAGGCGGCCGCCGGCGTCCAGATCAGGGTGCTTGAACAGGATGTCCAGCGGGTGCAGGCCCACCTGACCGCGGTGCGGGAAGCTGTCGCCTCCCAGGAATCCCTCGTTGAGCGACTCAAGGAAGATCTGGAAGCGGCTCAAGCCGGGATGGCGGAATCCGCCATGAAGGCCCGTTCGCTCGAATCCTCCGCCCAACAGATGCAGCGGGCGATTGAAGAGGCCACAGCCAAGGAAATCGAAGCGCGGCGGCGTCTGATTGAGCTGGAGGCGGATCTCGCGGGCCTCAGGGCCGCCTCTGTCCCGGACGACTGCTTGCCGCAGGCCGACCTGGAGGTCCTTCGCGAGGAATGCCGGCAATTTGGCATCCTCTCGCGCAATGAGACCGTGCTCAAGGTGTTCCGCGAGGTGAAAAAGGCCGCGCGCACGCCGATCCCCATTTTGATTCTTGGGGAATCGGGGACCGGCAAGGAACTCTTTGCCCGCGCGATCCATCTGCTCAGCCCACGGGCCTCTCAGCCGTTCGTCGCGGTCAACATGGCCGCAATCTCGCCGGAGCTGTTCGAGAGCGAATTGTTCGGGCATGTCCGCGGGAGCTTCAGCGGCGCGACCCAGGACCGCCCGGGCTATTTCGAGCTGGCGAATCGAGGTACGCTCTTCCTCGATGAAATCGGCGATCTCCGGCCCGACCACCAGGGCAAGCTCCTGCGCGCGCTCCAGGAACGGACGTTCTATCGCGTGGGCGCCACCAAACTCTCGACCGTGGATGTCCGCGTCATCGCCGCGACCAACCGAGACCTGACACAGGGAGTCACAGAGGGTTGGTTTCGCCCCGATCTCTACGCCAGGCTTCGCGGTTTGGTCGTGACCCTGCCGCCGTTGCGCGACCGCCGTGAGGACATTCCGCTCCTGGCGGAACATGTTCTGAAAAAGGCGGCGGCCGCGATGGCCAAGCCCGCTCTCAAGTTCTCCGAAGAGGCCCTGAAGGCGTTGCAGGATCATGCCTGGCCGCACAACGTCCGCGAGTTGCAGCAATGTATCGAGCAGGCGGTCGCCCTCACGGACAGGTCCCTCCTGGGCGTCGACGATCTCCGGCTTGCCCTGCCCTTCCCACCTCGATCCGCTCGCAGCGGTGGCGATTCGGCTTCCATTCCCGACGTGACGGGAGACAGGGCGGTGCTGGCATGCCTCCGCAATCACCGGTTCGACATGCAGGCCACGGCAAGGGCCCTGGGGTGGGACCGAAGCACCGTCACCCAACGGCTGAAGGGCCTCTGCTTCCAAGCCCTGGCCGAGACAGGAGGGGATAAGACCCTGGCCGCGACCTCCCTTGCCCAGGACCCTGCCCTGGTTCGCACCGTCGAGCTGAAGCTCATCGAGTACACGGACCACCTGTTCCAAGTGGCCCGGAACTATCCCTCCACTTCGGAAGCCATCGAGGCCTGTCGAAAACGGTTCAAGAATCTGCCCGATCGCCACTTCAAGGCGGTGGAAGTGCTTATCCGACGAGAGTTCGATCAGCTCGGCCGCGCCAGCCGGCTTCCCTCTCAGACCAAGTAG